In Rhodanobacter denitrificans, a single window of DNA contains:
- a CDS encoding DUF1631 domain-containing protein, with product MNEASDPSRVIHLNQRLDPASERVGELLGSVRSIAGKRLQQWVGNAFEHVDDALFDLAEKAENNAAQMHYFDGMREVRKRRPAVERSFLGAISRHIGELPHPQLSGNPASPFGTPELTLVADNELEESLAITSMISKNDARLARELFTVNQRLSVICGGRKIEDSSNPVAPAILAQAFRQALHELSADMRVKLIIYKLFDRYVLSSLEELYQEINTELVRAGVLPQLRHEVLRGDAKGAGPAAADATDEATGEIPSDLLQTLHALFSARRGPAAGGMHAIPSGPLPSANELLGALSVLQSQIASAGPLPYAQPDDAAALSREVLQLKGQLLTQLGALRGEKPSNVATIDEDTIDLVGMLFEFILEDRNLPATMQVMLARLQIPYLKAAILDRKLFAHRQHPARRLLDCLAEQAKSWSEESDRDRRLHDKVKSTVDQLLHDFDNDMGIFERLLVDLQQFQDLNKRRSELAEQRVAESTRGREKLEQARRRAAREILDRIGEHKLPPLVHGVLARAWANHLVLTLLRQGEGSPEFKSALRFVDDFIASTKPATTLESRQALRQMLPGIERALRQGLANVAFQEQDIERLLGQLHTYYRQQLGETPEATEAVVVGEDAAMLAIPDSIQPVIDQDTTPPDSVEEDLVEAPLDSPEWHQVQSLQPGTWLEFCLPDEPMTRAKLSWISPMSGRYLFVNRRGLKVADYSPQDLTVLITDGHARMLAANALFDRAMTAIVDKLSQPGTTPPADTATE from the coding sequence ATGAACGAAGCCAGTGATCCGTCCCGCGTCATCCATCTGAATCAGCGCCTGGATCCGGCCAGCGAGCGCGTCGGCGAGTTGCTCGGCTCCGTGCGCAGCATCGCCGGCAAGCGGTTGCAGCAATGGGTCGGCAATGCCTTCGAGCACGTCGACGACGCCCTGTTCGACCTGGCCGAGAAAGCCGAGAACAATGCCGCCCAGATGCATTACTTCGACGGCATGCGCGAAGTGCGCAAGCGCCGTCCGGCGGTGGAGCGCAGCTTCCTGGGCGCAATCAGCCGCCACATCGGCGAACTGCCCCACCCGCAGCTGTCGGGCAACCCGGCCTCGCCGTTCGGCACGCCCGAGCTGACGCTGGTGGCGGACAACGAGCTGGAAGAATCGCTGGCCATCACCAGCATGATCAGCAAGAACGACGCGCGCCTCGCGCGCGAGCTGTTCACGGTCAACCAGCGTTTGTCAGTGATCTGCGGCGGCCGCAAGATCGAGGATTCCAGCAACCCGGTGGCGCCGGCGATCCTGGCCCAGGCATTCCGTCAGGCGCTGCACGAGCTCAGCGCCGACATGCGGGTCAAGCTGATCATCTACAAGCTTTTCGACCGCTACGTGCTGTCGTCGCTGGAAGAGCTCTACCAGGAAATCAACACCGAACTGGTGCGGGCCGGCGTGCTGCCACAGCTGCGCCACGAGGTGCTGCGCGGCGACGCGAAAGGAGCCGGCCCGGCGGCGGCCGACGCGACCGACGAGGCGACCGGCGAGATCCCCAGCGACCTGCTGCAGACCCTGCATGCGCTGTTCAGCGCGCGCCGCGGTCCTGCCGCCGGCGGCATGCACGCGATACCGAGCGGCCCGCTGCCGTCGGCGAACGAATTGCTGGGCGCGCTGAGCGTGCTGCAAAGCCAGATCGCCAGCGCCGGACCGCTGCCGTACGCGCAACCGGACGACGCCGCCGCACTGAGTCGCGAAGTGCTCCAGCTGAAAGGCCAGCTGCTGACCCAGCTTGGCGCGCTGCGCGGCGAGAAGCCCAGCAACGTCGCCACCATCGATGAAGACACCATCGACCTGGTCGGCATGCTGTTCGAATTCATCCTGGAGGACCGCAACCTGCCGGCCACGATGCAGGTGATGCTGGCGCGGCTGCAGATTCCGTACCTCAAGGCGGCGATCCTCGACCGCAAGCTGTTCGCGCATCGCCAGCACCCGGCACGCCGGCTGCTGGATTGCCTGGCCGAGCAGGCCAAAAGCTGGTCGGAGGAGTCCGACCGCGATCGCCGCCTGCACGACAAGGTGAAGTCGACCGTCGACCAGCTGCTGCACGACTTCGACAACGACATGGGCATCTTCGAGCGCCTGCTGGTCGACCTTCAGCAGTTCCAGGACCTCAACAAGCGCCGCTCCGAGCTGGCCGAGCAGCGCGTGGCCGAGTCCACCCGCGGCCGCGAGAAACTCGAGCAGGCGCGCCGCCGCGCCGCCCGCGAGATCCTCGACCGCATCGGCGAGCACAAGCTGCCGCCACTGGTGCACGGCGTGCTGGCCCGCGCGTGGGCCAACCACCTGGTGCTGACCTTGCTGCGCCAGGGCGAGGGCTCGCCCGAGTTCAAGAGCGCGCTGCGCTTCGTCGACGACTTCATCGCCAGCACCAAGCCGGCAACCACCCTGGAAAGCCGGCAGGCGTTGCGGCAGATGCTGCCCGGGATCGAGCGCGCGCTGCGCCAGGGCCTGGCCAACGTGGCGTTCCAGGAACAGGATATCGAGCGTCTGCTCGGCCAGTTGCACACCTATTACCGCCAGCAGCTCGGCGAGACGCCGGAAGCCACCGAAGCGGTCGTCGTCGGTGAGGACGCCGCGATGCTGGCAATCCCCGACAGCATCCAGCCGGTCATCGACCAGGACACCACGCCGCCGGACAGCGTCGAAGAGGACCTCGTCGAGGCGCCGCTGGACAGTCCGGAATGGCACCAGGTGCAGTCGCTGCAACCAGGCACCTGGCTGGAGTTTTGCCTGCCCGACGAGCCGATGACCCGGGCCAAGCTGTCGTGGATCAGCCCGATGAGCGGCCGCTACCTGTTCGTCAACCGGCGCGGCCTGAAGGTGGCCGACTATTCGCCGCAGGATTTGACCGTGCTGATCACCGATGGCCACGCCCGCATGCTCGCCGCCAACGCGCTGTTCGACCGCGCGATGACCGCGATCGTCGACAAGCTGAGCCAGCCCGGCACCACGCCACCGGCGGACACGGCCACCGAATGA
- the nadC gene encoding carboxylating nicotinate-nucleotide diphosphorylase — translation MSGASSFAPPDAAQIAADVERAFAEDLGPGDATAGLLPPDARAHAELTCRDAAVIAGTPWFDACFRRLDPAVQIDWRVRDGDRVAPGTVICRLSGHARSLVTAERSALNFLQLLSATATVTAGYVAATAGTAVRVLDTRKTIPGLRLAQKYAVRCGGGHNQRMGLYDAVLVKENHIIAAGSIVAAVQAARRLHPELLLEVEVENLDELEQALQAGVDRIMLDNFEPAQMREAVRYTAGRVPLEASGNIDLGTIGDYARTGVDFISVGALTKHVHAIDLSLRLQLD, via the coding sequence ATGAGCGGGGCTTCGTCGTTCGCGCCGCCCGACGCCGCGCAGATCGCCGCCGACGTCGAACGCGCCTTTGCCGAGGATCTCGGCCCGGGCGACGCCACCGCAGGGCTGCTGCCGCCCGACGCCAGGGCCCACGCCGAACTGACCTGCCGCGATGCGGCGGTGATCGCCGGTACGCCGTGGTTCGATGCCTGCTTTCGCCGGCTCGACCCGGCTGTGCAGATCGACTGGCGGGTCCGCGACGGCGACCGGGTCGCCCCCGGCACGGTGATCTGCCGCCTGTCGGGGCATGCCCGCTCGCTGGTCACCGCCGAGCGCTCGGCGCTGAATTTCCTGCAACTGCTCTCCGCCACCGCCACGGTGACCGCCGGCTATGTCGCTGCCACCGCCGGCACCGCGGTGCGCGTGCTGGACACGCGCAAGACCATCCCCGGCCTGCGCCTGGCGCAGAAATACGCGGTGCGCTGCGGCGGCGGCCACAACCAGCGCATGGGCCTGTACGACGCGGTCCTGGTCAAGGAGAACCACATCATCGCCGCCGGCAGCATCGTTGCCGCGGTGCAGGCGGCGCGCCGGCTGCATCCGGAGCTGCTGCTCGAAGTCGAAGTGGAAAACCTCGACGAGCTGGAGCAGGCGCTGCAGGCTGGCGTGGACCGGATCATGCTGGACAACTTCGAGCCGGCGCAGATGCGCGAGGCGGTGCGGTACACCGCCGGCCGCGTGCCGCTGGAAGCCTCGGGCAACATCGACCTCGGCACGATCGGCGACTACGCGCGTACCGGCGTCGACTTCATCTCGGTCGGTGCGCTGACCAAGCACGTGCACGCCATCGACCTGTCACTGCGCCTGCAACTGGACTGA
- a CDS encoding DUF3301 domain-containing protein, giving the protein MSDLSNLLLLLALAAVVGLWLKLSAARERAVREARQQCQQHGLQLLDETVGLRAVRLRRINGLRMLERCYGFEVSIDGHDRESGRLWMIGDALSSLSLPTIELLPHEEAAARNTTVASGNVVPLRPRNRSN; this is encoded by the coding sequence ATGAGCGACCTTTCCAACCTGTTGCTGCTGCTGGCGCTTGCCGCCGTCGTGGGACTGTGGCTGAAGCTCAGCGCGGCGCGCGAACGCGCCGTGCGCGAAGCACGCCAGCAATGCCAGCAGCACGGTCTGCAACTGCTCGACGAGACTGTCGGCCTGCGTGCCGTGCGCCTGCGCCGGATCAACGGCCTGCGCATGCTCGAGCGTTGCTACGGTTTCGAGGTGAGCATCGACGGCCACGACCGCGAGTCGGGCCGGCTGTGGATGATCGGCGACGCGCTCAGCAGCCTGAGTCTGCCCACCATCGAACTGCTGCCGCATGAGGAAGCCGCGGCACGGAACACGACGGTAGCGTCCGGCAATGTGGTGCCGCTGCGCCCGCGCAACCGGTCGAACTGA
- a CDS encoding ClpXP protease specificity-enhancing factor, which translates to MSKNEAVPMSSNRPYLLRAIYDWISDNNLTPYVLVDAGVAGVRVPPQVVKNGQVVLNLAMRAVANLDLGNEWISFQARFSGVSQAIQIPVQAVLALYAQENGQGMMFPAEEEGGDPPPPSAPEPDDTAPASGADNAGGDKPKRSTPHLRVVK; encoded by the coding sequence ATGAGCAAGAATGAAGCGGTACCGATGAGCTCCAACCGCCCGTACCTGCTGCGGGCGATCTACGACTGGATCAGCGACAACAACCTGACCCCGTACGTGCTGGTCGACGCCGGTGTGGCCGGCGTGCGGGTGCCGCCGCAGGTGGTCAAGAACGGCCAGGTGGTGCTCAACCTGGCGATGCGTGCGGTGGCGAATCTCGACCTCGGCAACGAGTGGATCAGCTTCCAGGCGCGCTTTTCCGGGGTCAGCCAGGCGATCCAGATCCCGGTGCAGGCGGTGCTGGCGCTGTACGCGCAGGAGAACGGCCAGGGCATGATGTTTCCGGCCGAGGAAGAGGGCGGCGACCCGCCGCCGCCGTCGGCCCCCGAGCCCGACGACACCGCGCCGGCGTCGGGTGCCGACAACGCCGGCGGCGACAAGCCGAAACGCAGCACGCCGCACCTTCGCGTGGTCAAGTAG
- a CDS encoding glutathione S-transferase N-terminal domain-containing protein, which produces MVPSARSRSVLTLYTTADDVQCHRARLVLAAKGVSYERVLVDPARPPEDLVDLNPYASTPTLVDRDLTLFDTSVVCEYLDERYPHPPLMPIDPQSRARLRVAAVRIEKDWLTEVDIIRAGGRPADAARKRLRGHLLSSVPLFKAAKFFLNPEMSLADCLVAPVIWRLPWLGVELGREGKPVIDYGERLFHSQGFARSMTDQEKAMRQIHEQE; this is translated from the coding sequence ATGGTCCCAAGCGCCCGCTCACGCAGCGTACTGACGCTCTACACCACCGCCGACGACGTGCAATGTCATCGCGCCAGGCTGGTGCTGGCCGCCAAGGGGGTCAGCTACGAACGGGTACTGGTCGATCCGGCCCGACCGCCGGAAGACCTGGTCGACCTGAATCCGTATGCCAGCACGCCGACCCTGGTCGACCGCGACTTGACCCTGTTCGACACCTCGGTGGTCTGCGAATACCTCGACGAGCGCTATCCGCACCCGCCGCTGATGCCGATCGATCCGCAGTCGCGCGCACGGCTGCGGGTGGCCGCGGTGCGCATCGAGAAGGACTGGCTGACCGAGGTCGACATCATCCGCGCCGGCGGCCGGCCCGCGGACGCGGCGCGCAAGCGCCTGCGCGGGCACCTGCTGTCCTCGGTGCCGCTGTTCAAGGCCGCGAAGTTCTTCCTCAATCCGGAAATGAGCCTGGCCGACTGCCTGGTGGCGCCGGTGATCTGGCGGCTGCCATGGCTGGGCGTGGAGCTGGGGCGCGAGGGCAAGCCGGTGATCGATTACGGCGAGCGTTTGTTCCACAGTCAGGGTTTTGCGCGCAGCATGACCGACCAGGAAAAGGCGATGCGGCAGATCCATGAGCAAGAATGA
- a CDS encoding cytochrome c1, which yields MKRYIFPVALALALVVGSVSVQAAEGGLPHAGTNVQDQASLQRGAKLFFNYCIGCHSLKYMRYERIAGDLGLTEQDVMQNLNFTGAKFGETVVSHMPEASAAKWLGKAPPDLSLEVRAKGADWVYAYLNSFYLDPSRPVGWNNTVFPNASMPFPLWELQGLQSAVMTEAKPGEDARVEKLVLSQPGKLTPAQFQQASRDLTTFLEYASEPAALQRHHYGVWVLLFLAFFTFLAALLKKEYWKDVH from the coding sequence ATGAAGCGGTACATCTTCCCGGTGGCGTTGGCGCTCGCTCTGGTCGTCGGCAGCGTGTCGGTGCAGGCAGCGGAAGGCGGCCTGCCGCATGCCGGCACCAATGTGCAGGACCAGGCTTCGCTGCAGCGCGGCGCCAAGCTGTTCTTCAACTACTGTATCGGCTGCCATTCGCTGAAGTACATGCGTTACGAGCGGATCGCCGGCGACCTCGGGCTGACCGAGCAGGACGTGATGCAGAACCTCAACTTCACCGGCGCCAAGTTCGGTGAGACCGTGGTTTCGCACATGCCCGAAGCGTCGGCGGCCAAGTGGCTCGGCAAGGCTCCGCCGGACCTCTCGCTGGAAGTGCGCGCGAAGGGAGCCGACTGGGTCTACGCCTACCTCAACTCGTTCTACCTGGACCCGAGCCGCCCGGTGGGCTGGAACAACACGGTGTTCCCGAACGCGTCGATGCCGTTCCCGCTGTGGGAACTGCAGGGCCTGCAGAGCGCGGTGATGACCGAGGCGAAGCCGGGCGAGGACGCCAGGGTGGAGAAGCTGGTGCTGTCTCAGCCGGGCAAGCTGACTCCGGCGCAGTTCCAGCAGGCCAGCCGTGACCTGACGACCTTCCTGGAATACGCTTCCGAACCAGCCGCCCTGCAGCGCCATCATTACGGCGTTTGGGTGCTGCTGTTCCTGGCGTTCTTCACCTTCCTGGCCGCCCTGCTGAAGAAGGAATACTGGAAGGACGTCCACTGA
- a CDS encoding cytochrome b: MANVFTSIGDWVNERAPGMMPMYRAHMTEYYAPKNFNLWYYFGSLALLVLVNQIVTGIFLTMNYNPSAAGAFASVEYIMRDVEWGWLIRYMHSTGASLFFVVVFLHMFRGIMYGSYKKPRELVWLLGMLIFLVLMAEAFMGYVLPWGNMSFWGAKVIISLFGTIPYIGNSLVEWIMGDFLPADATLNRFFALHVIALPIVLLLLVVLHIAALHEVGSNNPDGVEIKKGPKGNRWDALKPADGIPFHPYYTVKDLVGVGFFLLIAAFIIFFAPTFGGWFLEHDNFIPANNLATPSHIKPVWYFTPFYAIVRMIPSFLGSAVWGVLAMFGAIAVLFALPWFDRGKVKSIRYRGTGFKVALGLFVLSFIALGAVGAGITAEVIPSWFGDVDVTFWENLFGRVMTAVYFGFFAFLWAYTYFGWEKTKPVPERVTTHD; the protein is encoded by the coding sequence ATGGCCAACGTATTCACGAGCATCGGTGACTGGGTCAACGAGCGCGCACCGGGCATGATGCCGATGTACCGCGCGCACATGACCGAGTACTACGCGCCGAAGAACTTCAACCTCTGGTACTACTTCGGTTCGCTGGCGCTGCTGGTGCTGGTAAACCAGATCGTCACCGGCATCTTCCTCACCATGAACTACAACCCGAGCGCGGCGGGAGCCTTCGCCTCGGTCGAGTACATCATGCGTGACGTGGAGTGGGGCTGGCTGATCCGCTACATGCATTCCACCGGCGCCTCGCTGTTCTTCGTGGTGGTGTTCCTGCACATGTTCCGCGGCATCATGTACGGCTCGTACAAGAAGCCGCGCGAGCTGGTGTGGCTGCTCGGCATGCTGATCTTCCTGGTGCTGATGGCCGAAGCGTTCATGGGCTACGTGCTGCCGTGGGGCAACATGTCGTTCTGGGGCGCCAAGGTGATCATCTCGCTGTTCGGCACCATCCCCTACATCGGCAATTCGCTGGTGGAATGGATCATGGGCGACTTCCTGCCGGCCGATGCCACCCTGAACCGCTTCTTCGCGCTGCACGTGATCGCGCTGCCGATCGTGTTGCTGCTGCTGGTGGTGCTGCACATCGCCGCGCTGCACGAGGTGGGTTCGAACAACCCGGACGGCGTGGAGATCAAGAAGGGTCCCAAGGGCAACCGCTGGGATGCGCTGAAGCCGGCCGACGGCATTCCGTTCCATCCGTACTACACGGTGAAGGACCTGGTCGGCGTGGGCTTCTTCCTGCTGATCGCCGCGTTCATCATCTTCTTCGCGCCGACCTTCGGCGGCTGGTTCCTGGAGCACGACAACTTCATCCCGGCGAACAACCTGGCGACGCCGTCGCACATCAAGCCGGTTTGGTACTTCACCCCGTTCTACGCGATCGTGCGCATGATCCCGTCGTTCCTCGGCTCGGCCGTGTGGGGCGTGCTGGCGATGTTCGGCGCCATCGCGGTGCTGTTCGCGCTGCCCTGGTTCGATCGCGGCAAGGTGAAGTCGATCCGCTACCGCGGGACCGGCTTCAAGGTGGCGCTGGGGCTGTTCGTGCTGTCTTTCATTGCGCTGGGTGCGGTCGGCGCGGGCATCACGGCCGAGGTGATCCCGAGCTGGTTCGGCGACGTCGACGTGACGTTCTGGGAGAACCTGTTCGGTCGCGTGATGACGGCGGTCTATTTCGGGTTCTTCGCATTTCTTTGGGCCTACACATATTTCGGCTGGGAAAAGACCAAGCCGGTTCCGGAACGGGTGACGACGCATGACTAA
- the petA gene encoding ubiquinol-cytochrome c reductase iron-sulfur subunit, which yields MANEVVDHGRRRFLTATTAVVGGIGIVSAAVPFIKSWEPSARAKAAGAPVTQSLAKIEAGQMLTVSWRSLPVFVLNRTKAQLATLPQVDSRLVDPKSDGASADQQPKYAQNEGRSIKPEWLVVIGICTHLGCVPDFVPEIKPEPFDPEWKGGFYCPCHKSRYDLAGRVYAGVPAPKNLPVPPYHFIDDSTIQIGVDPKEAG from the coding sequence ATGGCGAACGAAGTCGTCGATCATGGCCGCCGCCGCTTCCTGACAGCAACCACCGCGGTGGTTGGTGGTATCGGAATCGTGTCGGCGGCTGTGCCCTTCATCAAGTCGTGGGAACCCAGCGCGCGCGCCAAGGCCGCTGGCGCTCCGGTCACCCAGTCGCTGGCCAAGATCGAGGCGGGGCAGATGCTGACCGTGTCATGGCGCAGCCTGCCGGTGTTCGTGCTCAACCGCACCAAGGCACAGCTGGCCACGTTGCCGCAGGTCGATTCGCGCCTGGTGGACCCCAAGTCCGACGGCGCCTCCGCCGACCAGCAGCCGAAGTACGCACAGAACGAGGGGCGCTCGATCAAGCCGGAATGGCTGGTGGTGATCGGCATCTGCACGCACCTGGGCTGCGTGCCCGACTTCGTGCCGGAGATCAAGCCCGAGCCGTTCGATCCGGAATGGAAGGGCGGCTTCTACTGCCCCTGCCACAAGTCGCGCTACGACCTGGCCGGTCGCGTCTACGCCGGCGTGCCGGCGCCGAAGAACCTGCCGGTGCCGCCGTACCATTTCATCGACGACAGCACCATCCAGATTGGCGTGGATCCGAAGGAGGCTGGCTAA
- a CDS encoding S1C family serine protease — protein sequence MKHAAGTLLFIARFAILGLAMAFVVGLFWPGSGEHLRERFGLGAAAPTAPAARSPHPGSGPVSYADAVAAAAPSVVNIYANRIVTEQAVRMYDNPVLQQLFGGQPTTFQHREQTLGSGVIVSAQGQGYVLTNNHVIAHAADIQVLLYDGRIAKASLVGADEESDLAVLKIDASNLPVIHIAEQPLRPGDVVLAIGNPLGLNQTVTMGIVSAIGRQLNSSSAEDFIQTDAAINLGNSGGALVNAEGELVGINTLLIGKAAGAEGIGFAIPVTTAKKVLDQIIATGHVVRGWLGADYAFVPVAANGGLPGAARGALVTMVYPGGPAALAGIRPRDILLRIGADDILDPADLRRREAALKPGSTVTVSGLRNGTPFHLDVTLVQRPAMSAGSMPDG from the coding sequence ATGAAACATGCCGCCGGCACGCTCCTCTTCATCGCGCGCTTTGCCATCCTCGGCCTCGCGATGGCCTTCGTGGTCGGCCTGTTCTGGCCAGGCAGTGGCGAGCACCTGCGCGAACGCTTCGGGCTGGGTGCGGCAGCGCCGACCGCGCCCGCGGCCAGGTCGCCCCATCCAGGCAGCGGGCCGGTCTCCTACGCCGACGCCGTGGCGGCCGCGGCGCCCTCGGTGGTCAACATCTACGCCAACCGGATCGTCACCGAGCAGGCCGTGCGGATGTACGACAACCCGGTGCTGCAGCAATTGTTCGGCGGCCAGCCCACCACCTTCCAGCACCGCGAGCAGACCCTCGGTTCCGGCGTCATCGTCAGCGCCCAGGGCCAGGGCTACGTGCTGACCAACAACCACGTGATCGCGCACGCCGCCGACATCCAGGTGTTGCTGTACGACGGGCGCATCGCCAAGGCCAGCCTGGTCGGCGCGGACGAGGAATCGGACCTGGCGGTGCTGAAGATCGACGCCAGCAACCTGCCGGTGATCCACATCGCCGAGCAGCCGCTGCGGCCCGGCGACGTGGTGCTGGCGATCGGCAACCCGCTCGGCCTCAACCAGACCGTCACCATGGGCATCGTCAGTGCGATCGGCCGCCAGTTGAACAGCTCCAGCGCCGAGGATTTCATCCAGACCGACGCGGCCATCAACCTGGGCAATTCCGGTGGCGCGCTGGTCAATGCCGAGGGCGAACTGGTCGGCATCAACACCTTGCTGATCGGCAAGGCCGCCGGTGCCGAAGGCATCGGCTTCGCGATCCCGGTGACCACGGCCAAGAAGGTGCTGGACCAGATCATCGCCACCGGCCATGTGGTGCGCGGCTGGCTCGGGGCCGACTATGCGTTCGTGCCGGTGGCCGCCAACGGCGGCCTGCCGGGGGCAGCACGCGGTGCGCTGGTGACCATGGTCTACCCGGGCGGCCCGGCCGCGCTGGCGGGCATTCGCCCGCGCGACATCCTGTTGCGCATCGGCGCCGACGACATCCTCGACCCGGCCGACCTGCGCCGGCGCGAGGCGGCGCTCAAGCCGGGCAGCACGGTGACCGTCTCCGGGCTGCGCAACGGCACTCCGTTCCACCTCGACGTCACTCTTGTCCAGCGCCCCGCCATGAGCGCCGGCAGCATGCCGGACGGCTGA
- a CDS encoding lytic transglycosylase domain-containing protein, with translation MFGVASQGGSADRPAGGFPTRSILCGIAFGCALLWWPTARAGTLYQCAGASGEAVYSSSKVGYHGCKAIGGYAAPAPRRRAAPPRAALNRVAGTVQTTANPLQAQAAGVASLAGVRGAVVETRARRLDAQPQERASLAAVRGSVVTGGVPLPPATETPTAAQPAWDARKAEASANGPIGRTYYYKVVHADGSMYLGDHSPPLQKDDVLTKTFVEYIRTCAACDLHSPIHWNSTRLNLIAYADTIRAASIEYGVDEAFLRAIIHAESAFNPRALSLKGAQGLMQLMPGTASDMGVLDAFDSDQNIRGGARYLGLLLRDFDGNERLAAAAYNAGPGAVQRYKGVPPYAETQVYVERVDTLRRRYGAAIHPPLALRGPG, from the coding sequence ATGTTCGGCGTCGCAAGCCAAGGGGGAAGCGCCGATCGGCCTGCCGGGGGCTTCCCAACACGTTCGATCCTTTGCGGGATCGCGTTCGGCTGCGCGCTGTTGTGGTGGCCGACAGCACGGGCGGGCACGTTGTACCAGTGCGCCGGCGCCAGCGGCGAGGCGGTGTACAGCTCCAGCAAGGTCGGCTACCACGGCTGCAAGGCGATCGGCGGCTATGCCGCCCCCGCGCCTCGGCGCCGCGCGGCGCCGCCGCGGGCCGCGCTGAACCGGGTGGCCGGCACGGTGCAGACCACGGCCAACCCGTTGCAGGCGCAAGCAGCGGGGGTGGCTTCGCTGGCCGGCGTGCGCGGCGCGGTGGTCGAGACCCGTGCCCGCCGCCTAGACGCCCAGCCGCAGGAGCGGGCTTCACTGGCCGCGGTCCGGGGCTCGGTGGTGACCGGTGGCGTGCCGCTTCCTCCGGCAACGGAAACGCCCACTGCGGCGCAGCCGGCATGGGATGCCCGGAAAGCCGAGGCATCGGCGAACGGGCCCATCGGGCGCACCTATTACTATAAGGTGGTGCACGCCGACGGCAGCATGTATCTGGGCGACCACTCGCCGCCGCTGCAGAAAGACGACGTGCTGACCAAGACCTTCGTCGAGTACATCAGGACCTGCGCCGCCTGCGACCTGCACTCGCCGATCCACTGGAATTCGACACGGCTGAACCTGATCGCCTACGCCGACACCATCCGTGCCGCCAGCATCGAGTACGGCGTCGACGAGGCGTTCCTGCGCGCGATCATCCACGCGGAGAGCGCGTTCAATCCGCGCGCGCTGTCGCTCAAGGGCGCACAAGGACTGATGCAGCTGATGCCGGGCACGGCCAGCGACATGGGTGTGCTGGACGCGTTCGACTCCGACCAGAACATCCGCGGCGGCGCGCGCTACCTGGGCCTGCTGCTGCGCGACTTCGACGGCAACGAGCGGCTGGCCGCGGCCGCCTACAACGCCGGCCCCGGTGCAGTGCAGCGCTACAAGGGCGTGCCGCCGTACGCCGAAACCCAGGTCTACGTGGAACGGGTGGACACCTTGCGCCGGCGCTACGGCGCGGCGATCCATCCGCCGCTGGCGTTGCGCGGGCCGGGCTGA